The following proteins are encoded in a genomic region of Amycolatopsis sulphurea:
- a CDS encoding thiamine pyrophosphate-binding protein: MTTTRVADIIGQILADQGIDTFFMLTGGDPALWTAFQRRGIRMIPCRSEQGAVYMADGYARITGRPTFVYGQHGPGSANVAAALADAYWAMSPVVSLTSSVPAATRDRHEYQLLDQLALHQPVTHWAGEARQGDHVRRMLLRAMHEAVSAPGPAHLDVPRDVIAETTEPEAAAAAPTTRLTAPMYRPLPSAEVLGSMIDALTSARRLVILAGSGARVSGAGDEITQLAELLQAPVVTSIGGKGSIADSHRLGAGVVGRYAAPISNRIAREADLVLVLGSRTGSVTSDSFTLFEEVPLIRVDTATGSLDPAAGLNVLGDVKATVAALIEALSTDPARGTAARDRTWLAECVGEIANWRAHALDTADPGTEHMHPREVVSTIADALDGEDIVVADTGYMAAWAGVLYPQRSTGATFLRAAGSLGWAIPGALGAQLAAPGRRVVCITGDGGAGYNLAELETAARVGIPATIVVMNNGTLAFEYHLQKYVEGNIIPEINDFGDASYAGAAVALGARGVTVRTAAELAKALSEAGGAPTLIDARIDPEAIAPVTSYAASMPMPTGA, translated from the coding sequence ATGACCACGACCCGAGTCGCCGACATCATCGGTCAGATCCTCGCGGACCAGGGGATCGACACCTTCTTCATGCTCACCGGTGGCGATCCCGCCCTGTGGACCGCGTTCCAGCGGCGCGGCATCCGGATGATCCCGTGCCGCAGCGAGCAAGGCGCCGTGTACATGGCCGACGGCTACGCCCGGATCACCGGACGGCCGACGTTCGTCTACGGCCAGCACGGTCCCGGATCGGCGAACGTGGCCGCGGCGCTGGCCGACGCGTATTGGGCGATGAGCCCCGTCGTCTCCCTCACCAGCTCCGTGCCCGCCGCCACCCGCGACCGGCACGAATACCAGCTGCTCGATCAGCTCGCGCTCCACCAGCCGGTGACCCACTGGGCGGGTGAGGCCCGCCAGGGCGACCACGTCCGGCGGATGCTCCTGCGCGCGATGCACGAGGCGGTTTCGGCGCCCGGACCGGCGCACCTCGATGTGCCCAGGGACGTGATCGCCGAGACGACCGAGCCCGAGGCGGCTGCCGCTGCGCCGACCACCCGGCTGACCGCGCCGATGTACCGGCCGCTGCCGTCCGCCGAGGTGCTTGGTTCGATGATCGACGCGCTGACCTCCGCGCGGCGGCTGGTCATCCTGGCCGGGTCCGGCGCACGTGTTTCCGGTGCCGGCGACGAAATCACCCAGCTCGCCGAGCTGCTTCAGGCACCGGTGGTGACCTCGATCGGCGGCAAGGGCAGCATCGCCGACAGCCATCGGCTCGGCGCCGGCGTCGTCGGCCGGTACGCGGCACCGATCTCCAACCGGATCGCCCGGGAGGCCGATCTGGTGCTGGTGCTCGGCAGCCGCACCGGCTCGGTGACCAGCGACTCCTTCACGCTGTTCGAGGAGGTCCCGCTGATCCGGGTCGACACCGCGACCGGTTCCCTCGATCCGGCGGCCGGGCTCAACGTGCTCGGCGACGTCAAGGCCACCGTCGCCGCTCTGATCGAGGCGCTCTCGACCGACCCGGCGCGCGGCACGGCCGCGCGCGACCGCACCTGGCTGGCCGAGTGCGTCGGCGAAATCGCGAACTGGCGGGCGCATGCCCTGGACACGGCCGACCCCGGCACCGAGCACATGCACCCTCGCGAGGTCGTCTCGACGATCGCGGACGCCTTGGACGGCGAGGACATCGTCGTCGCGGACACCGGCTACATGGCCGCGTGGGCAGGCGTGCTTTACCCGCAGCGGAGCACGGGCGCGACCTTCCTCCGTGCCGCCGGGTCACTCGGCTGGGCGATTCCGGGCGCGCTCGGTGCGCAACTCGCCGCCCCGGGTCGGCGGGTCGTGTGCATCACCGGCGACGGAGGCGCGGGCTACAACCTCGCCGAGCTGGAGACGGCCGCGCGCGTGGGCATTCCCGCCACGATCGTGGTCATGAACAACGGGACCCTGGCTTTCGAGTACCACCTGCAGAAGTACGTCGAGGGCAACATCATCCCGGAGATCAACGACTTCGGGGACGCGAGCTACGCCGGCGCCGCGGTCGCGCTCGGGGCACGCGGCGTCACCGTCCGGACCGCGGCCGAGCTGGCGAAGGCGCTGAGCGAGGCCGGCGGTGCGCCGACGCTGATCGACGCCCGGATCGATCCGGAAGCGATCGCCCCCGTGACCTCTTACGCTGCGAGTATGCCGATGCCGACCGGAGCATGA
- a CDS encoding (2Fe-2S)-binding protein, with amino-acid sequence MRITVEVNGRTRESDVEPRMLLCDYLRHELGLTGTHVGCEHGVCGACTVLVDGEAVRSCLTLAVQMSGRSVRTVEDLAPEGEELTEIQLAFRKHHALQCGFCTPGILMSLTAEQNRPAPSREDALDSVRGHICRCTGYRGIKRVVEEVFAESDAENPR; translated from the coding sequence ATGAGAATCACCGTCGAGGTCAACGGCCGCACCCGGGAGTCCGATGTGGAGCCGCGGATGCTGCTCTGTGACTACCTCCGGCACGAGCTGGGGCTCACGGGCACGCATGTCGGCTGCGAGCACGGTGTGTGCGGCGCGTGCACCGTGCTCGTCGACGGTGAGGCCGTCCGCTCGTGTCTCACTCTCGCGGTCCAGATGTCCGGCCGGTCGGTGCGGACCGTGGAGGATCTGGCGCCGGAGGGGGAGGAGCTGACCGAGATCCAGCTGGCGTTCCGGAAGCATCACGCCCTGCAATGCGGATTCTGCACGCCGGGGATTCTCATGTCGCTGACCGCCGAGCAGAACCGGCCCGCTCCGTCGCGGGAGGACGCGCTGGACAGCGTGCGCGGGCACATCTGCCGGTGCACCGGATACCGCGGCATCAAGCGGGTCGTCGAAGAGGTCTTCGCCGAGTCCGATGCGGAGAACCCGAGATGA
- a CDS encoding xanthine dehydrogenase family protein molybdopterin-binding subunit — MTGKATGTPVERVEDERLLRGLGAYVDDLVTPETLHAYFVRSVHANARITAIDVEQAKRLNGVRAVWTGHDLGDLNGPLPLLAPHPDLIAPRTQLPLAVDRVRYVGEAIVMIVADNRYRAEDAAELVEIDYEPLPAVVEFSDSGRGRVHDDVADNVAAVVHQSRGDVEAALAAAPHQLTLDLEIERSGGMPMEGRGVHATWDRRTGRLHVSDSTQSHVAIRQGLSRILGLPLDRLEVVAPDVGGGFGTKIMLFYPEEVLVPLAAMRLEAAVAWTEDRYEHFISANQERGQVHQATVGYDADGKLLAVRTAFVHDTGAYIPYGIAVPAVTGTHLPGQYHVPDYEFTGRVIYTSKPPVSPYRGAGRPQGVFVIERLIGAVAKSLGLEPSEVRRRNFVPEDAFPYDTGLDLHDGSRAIYDSGRYAKGFQLAMGHADLPAFRARQKERRNEGRFTGIGSATYVEGTGVGPYEGCTAALNPNGRIVVEVSVPSQGQGHATTFAQVAADVLGCDPADVVVRSTSGGAGAVGHGTFGSRAAVMAGNAVAAAATTLRRQILDTAAEFFECAVEDLTIDHGLVRVAGTGAGLSLAELATGANPIRYPAGPAAPGPRAGSDAPPIALSATEYFRQRQWVFGSGAHVAEVEVDPATGKTTLLNYVVVHDCGRVLNPLVVDGQILGGLVQGIGGALLELFTFDDTGQPTTTSYLDFRLPTVDDLPPLVLDELQTPSPWNPLGIKGTGEAGIIPVAAAIAEAIEDALEPFGVSVHRMPMTSPRVRHLIATSTPLPKES; from the coding sequence ATGACGGGAAAGGCGACCGGCACACCGGTGGAGCGGGTGGAGGACGAACGTCTTCTGCGTGGTCTCGGCGCCTACGTCGACGATTTGGTCACGCCGGAGACCCTGCACGCGTACTTCGTGCGTTCGGTGCACGCCAACGCCCGGATCACCGCGATCGACGTCGAACAGGCCAAGCGCCTCAACGGTGTCCGTGCCGTGTGGACCGGACATGATCTCGGCGACCTGAACGGCCCGCTGCCCCTGCTCGCCCCGCACCCGGACCTCATCGCGCCGCGGACGCAGCTGCCGCTGGCCGTGGACCGGGTGCGGTATGTCGGCGAGGCGATCGTCATGATCGTGGCGGACAACCGGTACCGGGCCGAGGACGCGGCCGAGCTGGTCGAGATCGACTATGAGCCGCTCCCCGCCGTCGTCGAGTTCTCCGATAGCGGCCGGGGGAGGGTGCACGACGACGTCGCCGACAACGTCGCGGCGGTGGTCCACCAGTCTCGCGGCGATGTCGAAGCCGCGCTGGCCGCTGCACCGCACCAGCTCACGCTCGACCTGGAGATCGAGCGCAGCGGCGGCATGCCGATGGAGGGCAGGGGAGTGCACGCCACGTGGGATCGGCGCACGGGACGCCTGCACGTGTCCGACTCGACCCAGTCGCACGTGGCCATCCGGCAGGGCCTCAGCCGGATTCTCGGCCTGCCGCTGGACCGGCTCGAAGTCGTCGCCCCGGACGTCGGCGGCGGTTTCGGCACCAAGATCATGCTCTTCTACCCGGAGGAGGTGCTCGTCCCGCTCGCGGCCATGCGCCTCGAAGCGGCCGTGGCCTGGACCGAGGACCGGTACGAGCACTTCATCAGCGCCAATCAGGAACGCGGCCAGGTGCACCAGGCGACCGTGGGCTACGACGCCGACGGCAAGCTGCTGGCAGTGCGAACTGCGTTCGTCCACGACACCGGCGCCTACATTCCGTACGGGATCGCGGTGCCGGCCGTGACCGGGACGCACCTGCCCGGCCAGTATCACGTGCCGGACTACGAATTCACCGGCCGCGTGATCTACACCAGCAAGCCGCCGGTCAGCCCGTATCGCGGGGCCGGCCGTCCGCAGGGTGTGTTCGTGATCGAACGGCTCATCGGCGCGGTGGCGAAGTCGCTCGGCCTGGAGCCCAGCGAAGTGCGTCGGCGCAATTTCGTTCCTGAGGACGCTTTTCCTTACGACACCGGCCTGGATCTGCACGACGGAAGCCGCGCGATCTACGACAGCGGCCGATACGCCAAGGGTTTCCAGCTCGCGATGGGGCACGCTGACCTGCCTGCTTTCCGCGCCCGGCAGAAGGAGCGCCGAAACGAGGGACGATTCACCGGCATCGGGTCGGCCACCTACGTCGAAGGGACCGGCGTGGGCCCGTACGAAGGCTGCACCGCGGCGCTGAACCCGAACGGCAGGATCGTGGTCGAGGTTTCCGTGCCTTCTCAAGGACAAGGGCACGCGACCACGTTCGCGCAAGTGGCGGCCGACGTCCTTGGCTGCGATCCAGCCGACGTCGTCGTCCGGTCGACTTCGGGCGGCGCCGGCGCGGTGGGGCACGGGACCTTCGGCAGCCGCGCCGCCGTGATGGCCGGTAACGCCGTGGCTGCGGCGGCCACCACCCTGCGTCGGCAAATCCTTGACACCGCAGCGGAATTCTTCGAATGCGCCGTCGAAGACCTGACCATCGACCACGGACTCGTCCGGGTCGCGGGCACCGGCGCGGGCCTGTCCCTGGCGGAGCTCGCCACCGGCGCCAACCCGATCCGGTATCCGGCCGGACCTGCGGCACCGGGTCCGCGGGCCGGGAGCGACGCGCCGCCGATCGCCTTGTCGGCGACCGAGTACTTCCGCCAGCGGCAGTGGGTGTTCGGCTCCGGTGCGCACGTCGCCGAGGTGGAGGTCGACCCCGCCACGGGCAAGACGACCCTGCTCAACTACGTCGTGGTGCACGACTGCGGCCGGGTCCTCAACCCGCTCGTCGTCGACGGGCAGATCCTGGGCGGGCTGGTCCAGGGCATCGGGGGCGCGCTGCTGGAGCTGTTCACCTTCGACGACACCGGCCAGCCCACCACGACCAGCTACCTCGACTTCCGGCTGCCCACCGTCGACGACCTGCCCCCGCTCGTGCTGGACGAGCTGCAGACCCCCTCGCCGTGGAACCCGCTCGGGATCAAGGGCACCGGGGAGGCGGGCATCATCCCCGTCGCCGCCGCGATCGCCGAGGCGATCGAAGACGCGCTCGAACCCTTCGGGGTGTCCGTGCACCGCATGCCGATGACCTCGCCGCGGGTGCGGCACCTGATTGCCACATCCACCCCGCTACCAAAGGAATCGTGA
- a CDS encoding SRPBCC family protein, with amino-acid sequence MTVELLHEFAIAAPPDAVFGFLLDAPGVVTCVPGVTIDRIVDESTFEGSLKVKVGPVTVRYRGNGCITAVDKDKRAATIRAEGEEQGAAGTVVATMEMSVAEAEGQSRVTIHTDLAIAGRVATMGRGVLQQVSNQLVGQAAQQIESRILGSAPETSAEVRTPAAAPAAGKPELAVGALVKGMILGWLRKALVVVLFGIERLAARTRERIKG; translated from the coding sequence GTGACCGTGGAACTCCTGCACGAGTTCGCCATCGCCGCGCCCCCGGACGCCGTGTTCGGCTTCCTGCTCGATGCGCCGGGTGTCGTCACCTGCGTCCCCGGCGTCACCATCGACCGGATCGTGGACGAATCGACGTTCGAAGGAAGCCTCAAGGTCAAAGTCGGCCCGGTGACGGTGCGCTACCGGGGAAACGGCTGCATCACCGCCGTGGACAAGGACAAACGGGCAGCCACGATCCGGGCCGAGGGCGAGGAACAAGGCGCGGCCGGCACGGTGGTGGCCACCATGGAGATGTCGGTGGCCGAGGCCGAGGGCCAGTCCCGCGTCACCATCCACACGGATCTCGCGATCGCCGGGCGGGTCGCCACGATGGGCCGCGGAGTGCTCCAGCAGGTGAGCAACCAGCTGGTCGGCCAGGCGGCCCAGCAGATCGAGAGCCGGATTCTCGGTTCCGCACCGGAAACCTCGGCCGAGGTGCGGACACCGGCCGCCGCCCCGGCGGCCGGAAAGCCGGAACTCGCAGTCGGCGCCCTGGTCAAGGGGATGATTTTGGGCTGGCTGCGCAAGGCACTCGTCGTGGTGCTGTTCGGTATCGAGCGGCTCGCCGCCCGTACCCGCGAAAGGATCAAGGGATGA
- a CDS encoding endo alpha-1,4 polygalactosaminidase produces MGRFLRGALAAALLFTASACSESGPDAADTSAPAAVPSTGSAAPRPVNAPPTGAPVDYQLGGSYPPPEGVTVVSRDHSVAPAAGLYNICYVNAFQAQPGADAEWDADLLLRGGDGKLVVDNDWHETLLDLRTPEKRERVAAKVYGWIDQCADKGFQAVEPDNYDSFLRSEGLLTDTEAQEFVRLLSAHAHGKGLAVAQKNTSELAPRHAANGLDFAVVEECGEQGDCAEYMSAFGDHVVVIEYTDEGLAKACAEGGGRLSIVRRDHGVAPLGNAEYVRKTC; encoded by the coding sequence ATGGGTCGTTTCCTCCGCGGTGCGCTCGCGGCCGCCCTGCTGTTCACTGCTAGCGCCTGCTCGGAGTCCGGTCCGGACGCCGCCGACACGAGCGCCCCTGCCGCCGTGCCGAGTACCGGATCGGCCGCCCCTCGGCCGGTGAACGCGCCCCCGACCGGCGCGCCGGTCGATTACCAGCTGGGCGGCAGCTATCCGCCGCCCGAAGGGGTCACCGTGGTCAGCCGTGACCACAGTGTCGCGCCGGCCGCGGGCCTCTACAACATCTGCTACGTGAACGCGTTCCAGGCGCAGCCCGGCGCGGACGCCGAATGGGACGCCGACCTGCTGCTGCGCGGCGGCGACGGGAAGCTCGTCGTGGACAACGACTGGCACGAGACCCTGCTGGACCTGCGGACGCCGGAAAAGCGGGAGCGCGTCGCGGCCAAGGTGTACGGCTGGATCGACCAATGCGCGGACAAGGGATTTCAGGCGGTCGAGCCGGACAACTACGACAGCTTCCTCCGCTCGGAAGGCCTGCTCACCGACACCGAGGCGCAGGAGTTCGTCCGGCTGCTGTCCGCCCACGCGCACGGCAAGGGGCTCGCGGTGGCACAGAAGAACACCTCGGAACTCGCTCCCCGCCACGCCGCGAACGGCCTGGATTTCGCCGTCGTGGAGGAATGCGGCGAACAAGGCGACTGTGCCGAGTACATGTCTGCGTTCGGTGACCACGTGGTCGTCATCGAATACACCGACGAAGGACTCGCGAAAGCTTGTGCCGAGGGTGGCGGGCGGCTGAGCATCGTCCGGCGCGACCACGGCGTCGCGCCGCTGGGCAACGCCGAATACGTACGCAAGACCTGCTGA
- the folP gene encoding dihydropteroate synthase, which produces MGELRVKGRQVRTDRPLVMAILNANTDSFSDPGPRDLDKLLDRAARFADEGAAIIDVGAQSGITGRAPVPAEAEIAAVRPVVREIARSLPGMLISVDTFKDDVAEAVLDAGAHIINDVSGLRNQRIAELCARHAAALVIMHTSAPPLHKLQDPDRYQDVTMETMRYLDRQCELAVRLGLPENAIILDPGPDFTKTPAQTIELLRNARRFAEFGKPLLLALSRKDFVGALTQRSPVDRTAGTLGAIAALRHLPEQILRVHDVQSTVDLLAVFDAITGDTPIPRDLTVPHRLLHQQT; this is translated from the coding sequence GTGGGCGAGCTTCGGGTGAAGGGGCGGCAGGTCCGGACCGATCGGCCGCTCGTCATGGCGATCCTCAACGCCAACACCGACTCCTTCTCCGACCCCGGCCCGCGGGACCTGGACAAGCTGCTCGACCGGGCGGCACGGTTCGCCGATGAGGGGGCGGCGATCATCGACGTCGGGGCCCAGTCGGGCATCACCGGCCGGGCGCCGGTTCCGGCCGAGGCCGAGATCGCGGCCGTGCGCCCGGTGGTGCGGGAGATCGCCCGCTCGCTGCCCGGCATGCTGATCTCGGTCGACACCTTCAAGGACGACGTCGCCGAAGCGGTGCTCGACGCGGGCGCGCACATCATCAACGACGTCTCCGGCCTGCGGAACCAGCGGATCGCCGAACTCTGCGCGCGGCATGCAGCCGCGCTGGTGATCATGCACACCAGCGCTCCTCCGCTGCACAAGCTCCAGGACCCGGATCGGTACCAAGACGTGACCATGGAGACGATGCGGTACCTCGATCGGCAGTGCGAGCTGGCGGTGCGCCTGGGCCTGCCCGAGAACGCGATCATCCTCGACCCCGGCCCGGACTTCACCAAGACCCCGGCGCAGACGATCGAGCTGCTGCGCAATGCCCGGCGCTTCGCCGAATTCGGCAAGCCGCTCCTGCTTGCCTTGTCCCGCAAGGACTTCGTCGGCGCGTTGACCCAACGCTCCCCCGTGGATCGCACAGCGGGCACGCTCGGCGCCATCGCGGCGCTGCGTCACCTGCCGGAGCAGATCCTCCGCGTGCACGACGTTCAGTCCACTGTAGACTTGCTCGCGGTGTTCGACGCGATCACCGGGGATACGCCGATCCCCCGTGATCTCACAGTGCCGCACCGTCTTCTGCACCAGCAGACGTGA
- a CDS encoding DUF2165 domain-containing protein, translating into MPRFRKIIDGSLAVAVLTGITALQMTLVAVGNVTDFETNRAFVRHVLAMDTTFTSPGVMWRAITAPGLVDAAYLAIIAWEMLTALILLISLAAWFRTGQGGSARCLAVIGWLMQVVLFGCGFIVIGGEWFQMWQSSSWNGLEPAFRNLVIASIGLILAYLRRPAASP; encoded by the coding sequence GTGCCACGCTTCAGAAAGATCATCGACGGATCCTTGGCGGTGGCGGTCCTGACCGGGATCACCGCCCTGCAGATGACCCTCGTCGCGGTCGGGAATGTCACCGACTTCGAGACGAACCGGGCCTTCGTCCGCCACGTACTGGCGATGGACACCACGTTCACCTCGCCCGGCGTGATGTGGCGGGCGATCACCGCGCCGGGGCTTGTGGACGCCGCCTACCTCGCCATCATCGCCTGGGAGATGCTCACCGCGCTGATCCTGCTGATCAGCCTCGCGGCGTGGTTCCGCACCGGGCAGGGCGGCTCGGCCCGGTGCCTCGCCGTGATCGGGTGGCTCATGCAGGTGGTGCTCTTCGGCTGCGGATTCATCGTCATCGGTGGTGAATGGTTCCAGATGTGGCAGTCCAGCAGCTGGAACGGGCTCGAACCCGCGTTCCGGAACCTGGTGATCGCCTCGATCGGCCTGATCCTCGCGTATCTCCGGCGTCCGGCGGCTTCGCCGTGA
- a CDS encoding ATP-binding protein, translating into MNTVAAGRADPPQDERRRPRPVGGRQRGAALPVPLVGRAAEYAVLADAVTAAGSGRGGGLLVCGPPGIGKSRLAAETVGLARDKGFTVVEGRADPLLSGLAYAPIVQAFRDHLRAPSGEGIEELGVLFPDLRPDAPSTGDPALQRTRMYESVLAVTRRLAARNPVLLFLDDVHCADRGTVELLYYIGRNAGELPVLVLACFRSGVANEALTAMAAATRRDPTGRLLELAPLTDRAVRELVGHLLGAPPSPALLRAVTSRASGIALFVVALTRHLATGRMSGPLPEVIRDVVLEQVNQLGETERRLLEVVAVAGVHGRPAVLGTVAGLDDPVLHAALRRLARTRLVVEHRSGAEPHYRIAHPLYAEAIYGELGISERRSLHAAVGAALDASGAGSTVASAPHYAAGGDRVPAARAVEVFSDAGRRALTVGELDEAVDYFLAALRRAREVRPEAVPALLVDLARVEQGRGRLGEAAALLDGAVTLGARRGEEPERLRAWRHLQALLEAERGNVRAAVDLARATGRRPDRDPPMRLMIHWIIALREVDLAELALVSKELAELPSTHDTPTAHAAARLGAGVLAALAGDPATAFAELSEALELAGRCGGDAPHVAFPIRMLLNGLAVVRGDLATGIRVADVESTAPVRLWLPGATCYLETMLATTRYYAGDLATALTHLDHAVAEARRVGGDRLESRTLATRSFLRAERGDLDGAEADLTAARRRYDPEQIDLKDAVELAATALAVRRGAPADVPPLTGTLPFGDVQLNCLRTAFAGYAAVHSGDEDEADRITGLLRASGHDAAVPAALADLQQGLTAILRGARAEAGRLLRDAAIALRGMGVKLLAAHAELELAELLPRAEAAELTGAATAVLAAAGSSPFPARATRRGRPIGKAGALTRRESEIAPLVGQGLSNAEIAARLFLSERTVETHLRNVYRKLGLRSRVSLARWVR; encoded by the coding sequence ATGAACACGGTAGCGGCCGGGCGGGCGGATCCGCCCCAGGACGAGCGGCGCCGCCCCCGCCCGGTGGGCGGCCGGCAGCGTGGCGCCGCGCTGCCGGTACCCCTGGTCGGGCGCGCTGCCGAGTACGCCGTGCTGGCCGACGCGGTCACCGCTGCCGGGTCGGGCCGCGGCGGCGGGCTGCTCGTGTGCGGGCCGCCCGGCATCGGCAAGTCCCGGCTGGCCGCGGAAACGGTCGGGCTGGCGCGGGACAAGGGGTTCACCGTCGTCGAAGGCCGGGCCGATCCGTTGCTGTCCGGGCTTGCCTACGCGCCGATCGTGCAGGCTTTCCGCGATCACCTGAGGGCGCCCTCCGGCGAGGGTATAGAGGAACTCGGCGTGCTGTTCCCCGACCTGCGGCCGGACGCGCCGTCCACCGGGGATCCGGCGTTGCAGCGGACCCGGATGTACGAATCGGTCCTGGCGGTCACGCGACGGCTCGCCGCCCGGAATCCCGTGCTGCTGTTCCTCGACGACGTGCACTGCGCCGACCGCGGGACGGTCGAGCTGCTGTACTACATCGGCCGCAACGCGGGGGAGCTGCCGGTGCTCGTGCTCGCCTGCTTCCGTTCGGGCGTGGCCAACGAAGCGCTCACCGCGATGGCGGCCGCGACCCGGCGCGATCCCACCGGCCGGCTGCTGGAACTCGCCCCGCTGACCGACCGGGCGGTGCGCGAGCTGGTCGGGCACCTGCTGGGCGCGCCGCCGTCGCCCGCGCTGCTGCGGGCGGTCACGTCGCGGGCCTCCGGGATCGCGTTGTTCGTCGTGGCGCTGACCCGGCATCTGGCCACCGGCCGGATGTCCGGCCCACTGCCCGAGGTGATCCGGGACGTGGTGCTGGAACAGGTGAACCAGCTCGGTGAGACCGAGCGCCGGCTGCTCGAAGTCGTCGCGGTGGCCGGGGTGCACGGCCGTCCGGCGGTGCTGGGCACCGTGGCCGGGCTGGACGACCCGGTGCTGCACGCCGCCTTGCGCCGCCTGGCCCGCACGAGGCTGGTCGTCGAGCACCGGTCCGGCGCCGAACCGCACTACCGGATCGCGCATCCGCTGTACGCGGAAGCGATCTACGGCGAACTCGGCATTTCCGAACGGCGTTCGCTGCATGCCGCGGTCGGCGCCGCGCTGGACGCGAGCGGGGCGGGCAGCACGGTGGCGTCCGCACCGCATTACGCCGCCGGTGGTGACCGTGTCCCCGCCGCGCGCGCGGTCGAAGTGTTCAGCGATGCCGGCCGGCGAGCGCTGACCGTGGGCGAGCTGGACGAGGCCGTTGACTATTTCCTCGCCGCGCTCCGCCGCGCCCGGGAGGTGCGGCCCGAAGCGGTGCCCGCGCTGCTGGTCGACCTGGCCCGGGTGGAGCAGGGGCGCGGCCGGCTCGGCGAAGCCGCCGCACTGCTCGACGGCGCGGTCACGCTCGGCGCGCGCCGGGGCGAGGAACCCGAGCGGTTGCGGGCGTGGCGGCATCTGCAGGCATTGCTGGAAGCGGAGCGCGGCAACGTGCGGGCCGCGGTCGATCTGGCCCGGGCCACCGGACGCCGGCCGGACCGCGATCCGCCGATGCGCCTGATGATCCACTGGATCATCGCCCTGCGCGAGGTCGACCTCGCGGAACTGGCGCTGGTGTCGAAAGAACTCGCCGAGCTTCCGTCCACACACGACACTCCGACGGCGCACGCGGCGGCCCGCCTGGGGGCCGGGGTGCTCGCCGCGCTGGCCGGCGATCCCGCGACCGCGTTCGCCGAGCTGTCCGAGGCGCTGGAGCTGGCCGGCCGCTGCGGGGGCGACGCACCGCACGTCGCGTTCCCGATCCGGATGCTGCTCAACGGGCTGGCCGTGGTGCGCGGCGACCTGGCCACCGGGATCCGGGTGGCGGACGTCGAGAGCACGGCCCCGGTCCGGCTGTGGCTGCCGGGCGCCACCTGTTACCTGGAGACCATGCTCGCGACCACCCGGTACTACGCCGGTGACCTCGCGACGGCGCTGACCCACCTGGATCACGCCGTCGCCGAGGCCCGCCGGGTCGGCGGCGACCGGCTGGAGAGCCGGACCCTGGCCACGCGGTCGTTCCTGCGAGCCGAGCGCGGCGACCTCGACGGCGCGGAGGCGGACCTGACCGCCGCGCGCCGGCGTTACGACCCGGAGCAGATCGACCTGAAGGACGCGGTCGAACTGGCCGCGACCGCGCTGGCGGTGCGCCGTGGTGCGCCCGCCGACGTTCCGCCGCTCACCGGCACGCTGCCGTTCGGCGACGTTCAGCTCAACTGCCTCCGCACCGCCTTCGCCGGGTACGCCGCCGTGCACTCCGGAGACGAGGACGAGGCCGATCGCATCACCGGCCTGCTGCGCGCGAGCGGGCACGATGCGGCGGTGCCGGCCGCGCTCGCGGATCTGCAGCAGGGACTCACCGCCATCCTGCGGGGCGCCCGCGCCGAAGCCGGGCGGCTGCTGCGGGATGCCGCGATCGCGTTGCGTGGCATGGGGGTGAAGCTGCTGGCGGCGCATGCGGAACTCGAACTGGCGGAGCTGCTGCCCCGGGCCGAGGCAGCGGAGCTGACCGGCGCCGCGACGGCCGTGCTCGCCGCCGCGGGCAGCAGCCCGTTCCCGGCGCGGGCCACGCGGCGCGGCCGGCCGATCGGCAAGGCGGGTGCGCTGACCCGGCGGGAGTCGGAGATTGCTCCCCTGGTGGGGCAGGGGTTGTCGAATGCGGAGATCGCCGCTCGGTTGTTTCTCAGCGAGCGGACGGTGGAGACCCATTTGCGCAACGTCTACCGGAAGCTGGGGCTGCGATCCCGGGTCAGCCTCGCGCGGTGGGTGCGCTGA